A genome region from Erigeron canadensis isolate Cc75 chromosome 3, C_canadensis_v1, whole genome shotgun sequence includes the following:
- the LOC122593121 gene encoding uncharacterized protein LOC122593121: MVLFSRFVVVLFLVTVVSRFSLANARNGFEVVEHLNRLNKPSLKSIKSPDGDIIDCVHISHQAAFDHPSLKDHKVQMRPSYHPEGMKYESMKGSSENEVQIMTQLWHSKGSCPKGTIPVRRTKQEDIMRASAIKNYGKKNSLSSVAQPNSIDLDLINQNGHQHAIAYVQGEFYGAKATMNVWDPQIQQPNEFSLSQIWLLGGSFASDLNSIEAGWQVSPDLYGDNNTRFFTYWTSDAYQATGCYNLLCSGFIQINNEIALGASISPISKYHASQYDISILVWKDPEQGNWWMQFGNGKVLGYWPASLFSYLTESASMIQWGGEVVNSASDGQHTTTQMGSGHFPEEGFGKASYFRNVQVVDGSNSLKTPKDIDTFTEQPNCYDVQTGKNGDWGSYIFYGGPGRNPNCP; the protein is encoded by the exons ATGGTTCTGTTTTCGCGTTTCGTAGTGGTTCTGTTTCTTGTCACGGTGGTGTCGCGTTTCTCTTTGGCTAATGCTAGAAATGGGTTTGAAGTTGTCGAACATTTGAATAGATTGAACAAACCTTCATTGAAATCAATTAAG AGCCCAGATGGTGATATAATAGATTGTGTACATATTTCTCATCAAGCAGCTTTTGATCATCCTTCCCTTAAAGATCACAAAGTTCAG atgaggCCAAGTTATCATCCAGAAGGGATGAAATATGAGAGCATGAAAGGATCATCAGAAAATGAGGTTCAAATAATGACTCAATTATGGCATTCAAAAGGGAGTTGTCCAAAAGGAACAATTCCAGTTAGAAGAACAAAACAGGAGGATATTATGAGGGCCAGTGCTATCAAGAATTATGGCAAGAAAAACAGTTTGTCTAGTGTTGCACAACCTAATTCAATTGATCTTGATCTCATCAACCAAAATGGACATCAG CATGCAATTGCATATGTTCAAGGAGAGTTTTATGGAGCAAAAGCAACTATGAATGTATGGGACCCTCAAATACAACAGCCTAATGAATTCAGTTTGTCTCAAATTTGGTTATTAGGAGGCTCATTTGCTTCGGATCTCAACAGTATTGAAGCTGGTTGGCAG GTCAGCCCGGATCTATATGGAGATAACAACACCAGATTCTTCACATATTGGACT AGTGATGCATATCAAGCCACGGGCTGTTACAACCTTCTGTGTTCAGGATTTATTCAAATCAACAATGAGATAGCATTGGGGGCCAGCATATCTCCTATTTCTAAATACCATGCTTCACAATATGATATCAGCATACTTGTATGGAAG GACCCCGAGCAAGGGAACTGGTGGATGCAATTCGGTAATGGAAAGGTTCTTGGATACTGGCCAGCCTCACTCTTTTCTTACTTAACCGAGAGTGCATCAATGATCCAATGGGGAGGTGAGGTGGTGAACTCAGCTTCTGATGGGCAACACACGACAACCCAAATGGGCAGCGGTCATTTCCCTGAAGAAGGATTTGGTAAGGCCAGTTACTTCAGAAACGTTCAAGTAGTGGATGGATCAAACAGCCTGAAGACTCCTAAAGACATAGACACGTTCACCGAGCAACCCAATTGTTACGACGTTCAAACAGGGAAAAATGGTGATTGGGGCAGCTACATTTTCTATGGTGGACCAGGCAGAAACCCGAACTGCCCATAA